A part of Doryrhamphus excisus isolate RoL2022-K1 chromosome 8, RoL_Dexc_1.0, whole genome shotgun sequence genomic DNA contains:
- the capns1b gene encoding calpain small subunit 1b isoform X1 — translation MQLLKNMNFAKHFIGGILNVVSNIDPNIFIPSDPPAPRRPLAFEEAHENDEEKQFRQVFKQLAGEDMEVSPKELMNILNKILTKHGDLKTDGFSIESCRSMVAVMDSDSTGKLGFHEFKYLWGNIKKWKKTYISHDADGSGVIGARELSHAFKDAGFPLNDQLYKMIIRRYSDEHGDMDFDNFIGCLVRLDAMCRAFKTLDKSNSGSISLDVKEWLQLTMYS, via the exons ATGCAGCTACTAAAG AACATGAATTTCGCAAAGCATTTCATCGGAGGCATCCTGAATGTTGTCAG CAACATCGATCCCAATATCTTCATCCCATCAGAccct CCTGCCCCCCGGCGACCTCTGGCCTTTGAGGAGGCGCACGAAAATGATGAAGAGAAACAGTTTCGCCAAGTTTTCAAGCAGCTGGCCGGAGAG GACATGGAGGTGAGCCCCAAAGAGCTGATGAACATCCTTAACAAGATTCTCACAAAAC ACGGAGACCTGAAGACAGACGGTTTCAGCATCGAGTCATGTAGGAGCATGGTGGCCGTCATGGAC AGCGACAGCACGGGCAAGCTGGGCTTCCATGAATTCAAATATCTGTGGGGTAACATCAAGAAATGGAAG AAAACCTACATATCTCATGACGCTGATGGCTCCGGCGTCATCGGTGCCAGAGAACTCTCACATGCCTTCAAggatgcag GTTTCCCTCTGAACGACCAGTTGTATAAGATGATCATCCGTCGCTATAGCGATGAGCACGGCGACATGGACTTTGACAACTTCATCGGCTGCCTGGTGCGACTGGACGCCATGTGCA gAGCTTTTAAGACTCTGGACAAAAGCAACAGTGGCTCCATCAGTCTGGACGTTAAGGAg TGGCTGCAGTTGACCATGTACTCTTGA
- the capns1b gene encoding calpain small subunit 1b isoform X2, whose amino-acid sequence MNFAKHFIGGILNVVSNIDPNIFIPSDPPAPRRPLAFEEAHENDEEKQFRQVFKQLAGEDMEVSPKELMNILNKILTKHGDLKTDGFSIESCRSMVAVMDSDSTGKLGFHEFKYLWGNIKKWKKTYISHDADGSGVIGARELSHAFKDAGFPLNDQLYKMIIRRYSDEHGDMDFDNFIGCLVRLDAMCRAFKTLDKSNSGSISLDVKEWLQLTMYS is encoded by the exons ATGAATTTCGCAAAGCATTTCATCGGAGGCATCCTGAATGTTGTCAG CAACATCGATCCCAATATCTTCATCCCATCAGAccct CCTGCCCCCCGGCGACCTCTGGCCTTTGAGGAGGCGCACGAAAATGATGAAGAGAAACAGTTTCGCCAAGTTTTCAAGCAGCTGGCCGGAGAG GACATGGAGGTGAGCCCCAAAGAGCTGATGAACATCCTTAACAAGATTCTCACAAAAC ACGGAGACCTGAAGACAGACGGTTTCAGCATCGAGTCATGTAGGAGCATGGTGGCCGTCATGGAC AGCGACAGCACGGGCAAGCTGGGCTTCCATGAATTCAAATATCTGTGGGGTAACATCAAGAAATGGAAG AAAACCTACATATCTCATGACGCTGATGGCTCCGGCGTCATCGGTGCCAGAGAACTCTCACATGCCTTCAAggatgcag GTTTCCCTCTGAACGACCAGTTGTATAAGATGATCATCCGTCGCTATAGCGATGAGCACGGCGACATGGACTTTGACAACTTCATCGGCTGCCTGGTGCGACTGGACGCCATGTGCA gAGCTTTTAAGACTCTGGACAAAAGCAACAGTGGCTCCATCAGTCTGGACGTTAAGGAg TGGCTGCAGTTGACCATGTACTCTTGA
- the zgc:101731 gene encoding SNARE_SNAP25N and SNARE_SNAP23C domain-containing protein: MASDHHALSEQEELQRRANQVTDESLESTRRMMQLVEESKDAGIRALVMLDEQGEQLERIEEGLDQINSDMKEAEKNLTDLGKCCGLCACDKLKAFEESGAYKAVWGGASGQDGVVSNQPPSSRVVDEREQMIMSGGHIRRVTNDAREDEMEDNLAHVGSIMGNLKSMALDMGSEIETQNIQMERIHGKAILNMSRIDAANQKANNLMKR; encoded by the exons ATGGCGTCTGACCATCATGCCCTGAGCGAGCAGGAGGAGCTACAGAGGCGAGCCAATCAGGTGACAGATGAA TCGCTGGAGAGTACACGCAGGATGATGCAGCTGGTGGAGGAG aGCAAAGATGCCGGCATTCGAGCGTTGGTCATGTTGGATGAACAAGGAG AGCAGTTAGAACGCATCGAAGAGGGTTTGGATCAAATCAACTCGGACATGAAGGAAGCTGAGAAGAACTTGACTGACTTGGGAAAGTGCTGCGGCCTCTGTGCTTGTGACAA ACTCAAGGCCTTCGAAGAAAGCGGTGCCTACAAGGCGGTTTGGGGCGGAGCCTCCGGACAAGACGGCGTGGTGTCCAATCAGCCGCCCTCATCTCGAGTGGTGGACGAGAGGGAACAAATGATCATGAGCGGCGGACACATTCGAAG GGTGACCAACGATGCCCGCGAGGACGAGATGGAAGACAATCTGGCTCACGTGGGCAGCATCATGGGGAATCTGAAGAGCATGGCGTTGGACATGGGTAGTGAGATTGAGACGCAGAATATCCAGATGGAACGCATCCATGGGAAG GCCATTCTCAACATGTCGCGCATCGATGCCGCCAACCAGAAAGCTAACAACCTTATGAAGCGGTAA